The genome window TACGCGACGAGATAACGACATGGAACCATCTGGGAAGCTTCCTTCTATCTATCTTAACAACTTCCCATCCCTCAACGAGCGTCTCTACTGGCATCCGACCAGGACCGCAGCAGTGCCTGATTTAACTGCGAGCGCAGTGGGATACACTCTTCCACTAACAAGGTACCGAAGGGAATTCGATATCTATAGCCTTGGAGTGGTTCTCCTAGAAATTGGTCTGTGGTACCCCATTAAGCGAATTTTCAAAGATTGCCAGACGGAGGATCTCGGGGTCTTTTCTGAACAATTAAAGGCTAAATATGTACCGGAGCTCAGAGGGCGCATGGGAAGAGTCTACGCAGATGTTGTCGTCAACTGTCTGAAAGGGAATTTTGGCGAGGGCTACATTCCACTCCACGATGGATCGGAATCCAgtgctgaggatgataagGAACTCCGAAGACGGCGGTTTCTGGAAGATTTTGAGCGAAAAAGTTGTCTGCATGATAGAGACACCTGTAGGTTGATTCCTGACACAGCCGAATGAATATGGCAGAATATCCTCCGTATCTCGCTGTCAAGGACAGGCCTCACATCACTGGGGATAATGATATTGCGAAGTGGACCTGCTCGTAACTCCGTTACATTTAGTAATCTCGTCAGACCTGCCAGCCTAGAATAGGCCACTTGTAGTCGCTGCGCTAACTATACGACCCGCGCGTGATGACAAGAGTCACCGGGCTCTTATCGCAACTTAGGCTTTAGCATCTGAGGTGAGAAGATTCCTCATTTGCTCTTGTTGCGATTGAAGCTTTTTCTGGTCATCCTTTCCTCGCCATTTGAAAAGATCCCGAGGTTTCCTGCTTTGAAATACAGGTTCTGCACGCCATTTACTCTCTCTCTTGGGCAGAAGGACTGCACTGTGCGGGGGTCGCCGATCCATTCATGCAGGTAGTAATATGCGGAGCCAACTAGTACAGATCTGGTATTTTTTCGATCTGTCACCATTGCTTAGTCGTACCTGAGATGGCCTATATGCATTAGTTTTTATCTATTGGCCAAGGTCGTTTGTCTGCTACTTACAAATGAGATTAAAGCTGATGAAGCTTTGAGAGGTACTTTCTTCCCCTGTCGTGGGGAGGAACGTACTCGTTGCCAACGTTCGGGGCAGTCTGATGGCAGAGCCTGTCTCACGCGGGCGTCATTGTCTTCCGTTCCCCAGAAGCATGAAAGGCCGGTTTGCCCGCGAACGAAGATAAGCGGCAGCAAGAAGGTAGATGTTGCGTCTTGTATTTTCTAGATATGAGTCAATCGGATACTGCAATGCACGAATCCGGTCAAACTGATGATGGTGTCTTGCCTTCTCCTGATGGAGGATATGGCTGGGTCGTGGTGGGCTCGTGCTTCATTTTAAATGCTCTTACTTGGTGTGTAACAGCAGTAAGTGCTCTTTGTTCCTAATCTCACACTGTCTAATCAATTATGCAGTCCTTTGGTGTCTATCTAACAGAATACGTCTCATCCAAAAGGTTCGCTAACGCTAAGCTGATGGAATACGGGCTTATCGGCGGGCTGAACTTCAGTTGTGCTATACTCCTTACTCCGCTAGCAACCCACCTCGCCGGCAGATATCCTTTAAAAGCTGTTATCCTGCTTGGATGCTTCTTACAAAGCATTGGTTACGTAACTGCTCCTTTTGCCTCCAGAGCACAGCATCTGTATCTTACTGAGGGGGCTCTGGTTGGGAGCGGGATCGGCTTCGTCATCGTGCCTAGCACGGCCGTCCTGTCGCAGTGGTTTTCGAAACGGCGCAGTATAGCCAACGGAATCAGCTCTGCCGGCTCTGGTGTCAGAGGAGCAGCCTTTACTTGGGGAACAGCTGCTATGATTAAACATCAGGGGTTAGACTGGGCACTTTGCGCAACTGGTATCATTACCTTCGTAGGCATCGTAATAGCAACTCTTTTGCTTCGACACAGGAATTCTCAGATCTAGCCGAACCAGCGGGCCTTTGATATCGCCCTCCTTCGGTCTAGAGCAGTTATCTTGCTTTTGATGTAGGCTTTCACTAGCATGTTTAGGTATATTTTCCTGCTGTTTTCGCTATCTGAGTTTGCTCCTGCCATAGGGCTATCCCATAAATAGGCCACCGACGTTGTTGGCTTTTTGAACGTAGGGACCGCGACTAGACGTCCCCTTATTGGCCTCGTAAGCGATCGTTTCTCCCGGATTGCCACTGCCTACATGCTTACGCTTCTCTGCAGTCTCGTTTACTTTGTCCTCTGGTTACTGGCCACGTCGTTTGGACTGACACTGTTCTTTTCTATTGTTTGCGGGGCAATCTTGGGAGTCTTCTGGATGGCGAGCATATTTCTCTTCACATTTGCTCCGAATCTTTAGAGCCAAGAGATTTACTAATAACGTTGCACAGACCATTGGTCCATTGTCAGCTGAAGTCGCGGGTATCCGGAATCTCCAAGCAATGCTCTCCCTCGCTTGGGCTGCAACAATCCTCCCTACTGCATGTAAGTGGTGGGCTATGTCACGGCGCCTAAAACGTGATGTAAACTAATCTTGAGTTTCCAGCTGCCGAAGTCATAGCTTTAATGCTCCAAGGATCGCCAGCCCCGAGAACGTATATCTACCCTCAGGTATTCGCAGGTTCATCGTACACGTACATCATTGCAAGCGGATTTCTAGCGGCGTTGTGGATAAACTTGCGTCACAGAGACTCAGTATCCCAAATATGCAGGCTGTCTGGTGGTAGAGTGATGTAGAATTGAACAGTAACTCCCGGTGAATTTTGACTGGGCCAGGCAGCGCTATCTACTGTGTGCACATTGGATAATGCGAGCTTCAAATTGAACTTAACCTAGAGGGAGAGATGAGTGTTGCAAAAATACCTATAGTAGATTAGGTGGCTAGTCTACTTTGGGTGACCTTTACATCATGAATTTTTCCATCAAGCCATAAGCTATTCACTCGCCACAACGATCAAGCCACCCACCTATCACGTTTTTCGACCAGTCAGCGCAGTGTCTGTGCTGTACCCTTGTAGCTCCGATTTACCTCACCCACACGTCAACATCCCACCATGATTGATCTTCTGCGGTCTAGTCTGGACTATCGTTTCTGCTATCCACACGAACTCGCACGTTTAAACTCGACATCTAAGGCAAAGATGCCGCGGAAGGTATGCTGCACAAGTCATCACTGATGAAGCCCACTCACCATTTTACCTGCAGCATAAAACCGCTGCCACTGTTGCAGAAAATCGCGATGCTCAGCGCAGGTCCAGAGCCCGGCGGCAAGAGCTGATTGCAGATCTGCAGGGTCGACTTGAAAAATACGAGCGGATGGGCGTGGAGGCCTCTATTGAGATGCAACGCGTTGCCCAGGCCGTCAGCGTCCAGAACCAACGCCTGAAGGACTTGCTTGGCGTGTACGGGGTCTCGGACCGTGAAATTGAACGATACCTATCCTCCCCGGAGGAACACCATCGGGCATTAACTGATGGATGTCGGTGCAATTCGTGTGGACGTTTATTACTTGGAATAACGCAAATGAGTGCCATGCCGACGGATGATCCGCCTCAGGGCTTATCGTTGTCTGCATCAAGCATGGCTGGAGATGCAGCGCCAATGATGTCAAATCTAATTCCCCCGACAGCTGGCCGAAATCAGCCATCATCTACCGAGCCACTGTTGGAACTGATACAGC of Fusarium oxysporum Fo47 chromosome I, complete sequence contains these proteins:
- a CDS encoding major facilitator superfamily transporter, coding for MHESGQTDDGVLPSPDGGYGWVVVGSCFILNALTWCVTASFGVYLTEYVSSKRFANAKLMEYGLIGGLNFSCAILLTPLATHLAGRYPLKAVILLGCFLQSIGYVTAPFASRAQHLYLTEGALVGSGIGFVIVPSTAVLSQWFSKRRSIANGISSAGSGVRGAAFTWGTAAMIKHQGLDWALCATGIITFATDVVGFLNVGTATRRPLIGLVSDRFSRIATAYMLTLLCSLVYFVLWLLATSFGLTLFFSIVCGAILGVFWMASIFLFTFAPNL
- a CDS encoding uncharacterized protein (expressed protein) is translated as MGVEASIEMQRVAQAVSVQNQRLKDLLGVYGVSDREIERYLSSPEEHHRALTDGCRCNSCGRLLLGITQMSAMPTDDPPQGLSLSASSMAGDAAPMMSNLIPPTAGRNQPSSTEPLLELIQPQEENEEVLFLREEEPISNHEIHEANGAGNTAASSSSAPTDVLSPLSDSFDSSNSIIHSSNQSEPLETSCDKAAEILVEFHSHTDPSWARSALGCHGDDSCSVKNTKIFQLMDHIH